From the Zetaproteobacteria bacterium genome, one window contains:
- the recF gene encoding DNA replication and repair protein RecF — protein MIPVGGSGGVLPALWLRRLRLRDFRCHRRLEQEFSPGINLICGANGSGKSSLLEAVHLMVCGVSFRRSRVRDLLRWGAQRYQVRGHWQRFGVLHVTVEGDRLRTMIALQGRALARRSDLQEQLALVADSPQGDPLVDGDPRARRRWLDRLVMAVAPQVAPCYHHYYRALLQRSRLVRQQQGGGAGLAAWNVQMVRAGRRWMEVRAAVVARINRLLADEAWVGAPLVVRLRESAPPEDGTWLELLETAARPLRVGPHCDAIALQRGGREVRTCGSHGQQRVAAVALRLAESALRAEQRGIQPLMMLDDCFTALDRSWRIRLTDRLAAYPGQVLLTAPDDALCADVLPKDASILRLDAEACRTKDGTDG, from the coding sequence GTGATCCCGGTCGGGGGTTCCGGCGGGGTGTTGCCGGCGCTGTGGCTGCGCCGGTTGCGGCTGCGCGATTTCCGCTGCCACCGGCGACTGGAGCAGGAGTTCTCCCCGGGGATCAACCTCATCTGCGGTGCCAACGGCAGCGGCAAAAGCAGCCTGCTGGAGGCGGTCCACCTGATGGTCTGCGGCGTCTCCTTCCGCCGGAGCAGGGTGCGTGATCTGCTCCGTTGGGGGGCGCAGCGCTATCAGGTGCGGGGACATTGGCAGCGGTTCGGCGTGCTCCACGTCACCGTGGAGGGAGACCGGCTCCGGACGATGATCGCCCTGCAGGGTCGGGCGCTCGCCCGGCGCAGCGACCTGCAGGAGCAGCTGGCGCTGGTGGCCGACTCCCCTCAGGGCGATCCGCTGGTCGATGGCGATCCACGTGCGCGCAGGCGGTGGCTCGACCGCCTGGTGATGGCGGTTGCGCCGCAGGTGGCACCATGCTACCACCACTACTATCGGGCGCTGCTGCAGCGTTCCCGGCTGGTGCGGCAGCAGCAGGGAGGGGGGGCAGGACTGGCGGCGTGGAACGTACAGATGGTGCGGGCGGGTCGGCGCTGGATGGAGGTGCGTGCCGCGGTGGTGGCGCGGATCAACCGGCTGCTGGCCGACGAAGCGTGGGTCGGTGCGCCGCTGGTAGTCCGGCTGCGCGAGAGTGCTCCGCCCGAGGATGGAACATGGCTGGAACTGCTGGAAACTGCGGCGCGTCCACTTAGAGTGGGGCCGCATTGCGACGCCATCGCCCTGCAGCGGGGGGGGCGGGAGGTCCGTACCTGCGGTTCCCATGGCCAGCAGCGGGTGGCGGCGGTGGCGCTGCGTCTGGCCGAATCGGCGCTGCGCGCGGAGCAGCGCGGGATCCAGCCGCTCATGATGCTGGATGACTGCTTCACCGCGCTCGACCGGAGCTGGCGCATCCGATTGACCGACCGGCTCGCCGCCTATCCCGGTCAGGTGCTGCTCACCGCGCCGGACGATGCGCTCTGCGCCGACGTGCTGCCGAAGGATGCGTCGATACTGCGCCTCGATGCGGAGGCGTGCAGAACGAAGGATGG